The sequence TGCCCACCAGTTCCGGACAACGACTTTATATATATTTGAGGCAGATGAATAAACAAATGCCATTGCGTGCTCAAATTTTCTCGTGGATTACGttcattttaataatatatacaaatatatatatatccaaaaattCCATTGCTTTGAGTTGTGCCACGTCATCACGTTTGAATTTTCCCCGGGTGACTGTGAAGAACTCCTCGTCAGTCCTAAGAAATTAGgattaatattataatttaataataacaattaggATCTAAACAAAAAAAGATTAAATGGAAAGTTACCattataagatttgatcttaatcgtaaatattttttttgcacaaAACTGAGATTAGCAAAGATGGCAAAACGTGTCAGGTCATTTCGGAAACGAGGATTAAATGCTGTAATTAACATAATCCATGGAATTTCGATTATATTATTAACGATCATTTATTAGAATTTACAATTCCTATCCCATTAATTACAGTCCGTTCGTCCATTGGTAGAAATACATTGCACATTTTTAatgcattattattattacggGGCATCGCATTTACATAACTTACCCATAATTTATATTCATAATTATGTATATACATTGTgtagtatatatatgtatggtaGAAGACGCGTCAAAgtataaaataagaaaataaaggtcaataataataaataaacaaaaagatTAAATGAAAAAGAATAAAGGGACAAAATTGTAATTTGAGCGTGCGGAGATGTCCTCCTTCCACCGCACACATTAATCATCGTCCTCCCCACGAGTAACAGACGCCACACTCGAAACTCCATTACCTAAAACATAAACTTCTGCTAAACCCACGCCGCCGTATGTTCTTTCTTGGAGAGTATGGCCACCCTTTTTCCGGACGATTTCAAGTGCCCGATTTCTCTTGAGATTATGTCCGACCCGGTTATACTCTCGTCCGGCCACACCTTCGATCGTGCTTCAATTCAACAGTGGTTGGACGCAGGCCACCGCACCTGTCCGATTTCCAAGCTTCCGCTGCCGGAACCGCCGTCCCTCATCCCCAACCACGCTCTCCGCAGCCTCATTTCCAGCTATTCCAGCGTCACCTTTCCTAAACCGCAAGCCCACCCTCCCAGCCCGCAAACGCTTTCTCAGGTTTTGCTTTCTCCTTCGTCAACGTGGGAGGATAAGCTCCAGTCCCTCGAACGGCTCAGCCGGGTTTCCAAAACCGAGTCGTCGATTCGCCGGAGATTTGCCGAGTCGGGTTTGGTGTCGGCGGTTTTGAGCTGCTTGGACTCGGGGGAGTCGAGGCTCCAGGAGAAGGCTCTTCACGTGTTGCTTAATTTGAGTTTGGATGACGACAGTAAGGTGGGCCTCGTGGCTGAGGGGATTGTGGGAAAGGTTGTGCATGCGCTTCGCGATGGTGCTGGGGACTCGCGGGCGGTGGCGGCTACGGTGTTGACCAGCCTCGCGATGCTTGAAGTCAACAAGGTCACGATCGGGTCTTACCCGGATGCAATTCCGGGTATGGTATCCCTCCTTCAGTATGGGAATTCGAGGGAGAGGAAAGAAGCTGCAACCGCTTTATTCACACTATGTTCTTTCCCCGATAACCGGGTGCGGATAATCCAAAATCGGGCCGTCCCCATACTAATCCAAAATGCTAATTCAGGCCTGGAACGGGCCATCGAGGTTTTGGGCCTTCTGGCAAAATGCAGGGTCGCCCGGGATGAAATGATGAGGTGCACTGAGTTGTTGGATGTTCTGATTGCAGTGTTGAAAAATGGGAGCTCAAGAGGTGTGCAGTATGCACTCTTGACTCTTAGTTGTTTGTGTTGTTACAGTGAGAAGATGGGTTTGGAGGCTTTGAAAGAAGGGCTACCCGACATTTGTGTCGGATTATTGGAGGATGACAATGAGAAAGTGCGACGAAATGCAAAGACTTTGATGCAGGTTTTGCAAGGGAAGACGAAAAGTGTTTGATTTTGTCCATGATGGAAGGTGATTTTGATCGAACTTGTAAGAGACATTCGAGCATTGAACAAAAAGTGTGTCTTTGTTGAGGTGAGTAAAGTCTTATTTGACAAAAAATCTTAGTTTTTGTAATTTATGATGTTCTTGCATATCTTTCTGTACAAAAGAATGTTAACATTCTTGAATTCTTGTTTCTTTCATTGTACATACATTCATATTATACACACAAGTTCCTCTCCTAGCAGATACTGAACTTCTTATGTTTTCTTAATGGACCCCCTGTTTGGTATTTGACTATGAACTCTTGTAAATGAGATTGCCGACAATCTAACCGAAAACAAACAGGTAGACcttttgttttagttttgttCCGTTGGCCTCCTTATTTTGATTGCTTGGCCTTATGGATGGATCCCAGCGAGGGGCTGGTGAGACGATCAGCTGGTAGTGAgtatattcaaaaataaatattttggcCCCAAATAATCCCTAtatatttacattttgtctCCCCCTGTGGAGATGTTATTTGGCCTGTAACTCATTATCCAACTCCTAAATTGCAGTCACTTGCAACTATTCTATAAGTGGAGTCCCTTGTATTTTACGTCTTAGATTCTCACAAATTGCTTCCCCTTTATATTCTACATGGAACTATTAGTTAAGGTTCTTGATAATTGAATCTGTGATGACAGCAAGAAAAgccttgttttattggtgttCTTGATTGGGTTGAGCTTTCACATAATGTAAGCACAGAGTACTTAGATATGTTATTGGAGAGGATG comes from Henckelia pumila isolate YLH828 chromosome 4, ASM3356847v2, whole genome shotgun sequence and encodes:
- the LOC140864383 gene encoding U-box domain-containing protein 8; translated protein: MATLFPDDFKCPISLEIMSDPVILSSGHTFDRASIQQWLDAGHRTCPISKLPLPEPPSLIPNHALRSLISSYSSVTFPKPQAHPPSPQTLSQVLLSPSSTWEDKLQSLERLSRVSKTESSIRRRFAESGLVSAVLSCLDSGESRLQEKALHVLLNLSLDDDSKVGLVAEGIVGKVVHALRDGAGDSRAVAATVLTSLAMLEVNKVTIGSYPDAIPGMVSLLQYGNSRERKEAATALFTLCSFPDNRVRIIQNRAVPILIQNANSGLERAIEVLGLLAKCRVARDEMMRCTELLDVLIAVLKNGSSRGVQYALLTLSCLCCYSEKMGLEALKEGLPDICVGLLEDDNEKVRRNAKTLMQVLQGKTKSV